From Candidatus Syntrophoarchaeum caldarius, the proteins below share one genomic window:
- a CDS encoding pre-mRNA processing ribonucleoprotein, binding domain-containing protein translates to MKKPDQKLRDTSIKLVKERLASMREDDEQLIEAVRTLEFLDEAINVFSLHIQDFNLSKGPEDVGKQLNLSLDELKNSRVKIVEFLNHETGRLVPNLTQLAGPLIAARLIFAAGGICNLAKMPSSRIQVLGAKKSLFKHLKKATPPPKYGIIFQHPLINTVPINKRGKIARILAGKLAIAVRVDYYSKGTKREDLLAELNRQLVRLGEKVLTDDTRDRPKDFEFSL, encoded by the coding sequence TTGAAAAAGCCAGATCAAAAACTTCGTGATACTTCGATAAAACTTGTGAAGGAGCGTTTAGCCTCCATGAGGGAGGATGATGAACAACTCATTGAGGCGGTCAGGACACTTGAGTTTCTCGATGAGGCGATAAACGTCTTTTCACTCCATATTCAGGATTTTAATCTATCTAAAGGGCCAGAGGATGTTGGTAAACAGCTCAATCTGAGCCTGGATGAACTCAAAAATAGTCGGGTGAAGATCGTTGAGTTCTTGAATCATGAGACAGGTCGTCTTGTGCCAAACCTGACTCAACTTGCCGGGCCACTCATCGCCGCAAGGCTTATATTTGCTGCAGGTGGGATCTGCAACCTTGCAAAGATGCCTTCAAGTAGAATTCAGGTGCTTGGAGCAAAAAAATCGCTCTTCAAACACCTGAAGAAAGCTACGCCACCGCCAAAATATGGAATCATCTTCCAGCATCCGCTGATAAATACAGTACCGATTAACAAAAGAGGCAAGATCGCAAGGATCCTTGCAGGTAAACTCGCAATAGCAGTCAGGGTTGATTACTACTCAAAAGGCACGAAGCGGGAAGATCTGCTCGCAGAACTGAACAGGCAACTGGTAAGATTGGGTGAAAAAGTGCTGACTGATGATACACGTGATCGACCTAAAGATTTTGAGTTCTCTTTATAA
- a CDS encoding KH-domain/beta-lactamase-domain-containing protein: MAGDLLKDLKRRVEAIIPQEVNVSFVEFEGPELVIYTEDPKKFADNGDIIRSLAKDLRKRIVVRPDPKVLIDPEKALEAINEIVPEEGGINDAYFDPDTGEVLIEADKPGLVIGKYGETLREISRNIGWTPKVVRAPPLHSATIKNIRDYLRSEKDSRKEFLRRIGQKIHREPSAKDNWIRITALGGCREVGRSSFLLSTAETKILIDCGVNIGSDNNISPYLYIPEVSPIDSIDAVVLTHAHLDHAGLVPLLFKYGYDGPIYTTAPTRDLMVLLQLDYIDIASKEGSKIPYSSAIIREALKHTIILNYGEVTDIAPDVKLTLHNAGHILGSAVAHFHIGQGMYNVAFTGDIKYERTLLFDPTVNNFPRIETLVMEATYGGRHDFQPSRNEAESKLQSTIKRTIERGGKVIIPAFAVGRSQEVMIVLEDTVRKGMLEKIPVYLDGMILEATAIHTAYPEYLNQSLRNLIFHKGMNPFLSDIFVQVDSSSKRQEIIESDESCVILATSGMLNGGPVMEYLKNLADDPRNTLIFVGYQAEGTLGRRIQKGWKEIPFSSGGRTATIKINLEVITIDGFSGHSDRNQLLNYVRRMRPQPSKVILNHGEERKCLELANALRKKLKLEAIAPQNLETVRLV; this comes from the coding sequence GTGGCAGGGGACTTACTTAAAGATCTTAAAAGGCGAGTTGAGGCAATTATCCCGCAGGAAGTTAATGTCTCCTTTGTCGAGTTTGAAGGGCCGGAACTTGTTATATACACCGAGGACCCGAAGAAGTTTGCGGATAACGGCGATATAATTCGTAGCCTTGCAAAGGATCTCAGGAAGCGAATCGTTGTGAGACCAGATCCAAAGGTACTCATCGATCCAGAAAAGGCGCTGGAGGCGATCAACGAGATCGTTCCTGAAGAGGGTGGGATCAATGATGCTTACTTCGATCCTGACACAGGCGAGGTTTTGATCGAGGCGGACAAGCCAGGTCTTGTCATTGGAAAGTATGGTGAAACACTGCGGGAGATCTCAAGAAACATCGGATGGACACCTAAGGTCGTGAGGGCGCCGCCACTACATTCTGCAACTATAAAGAATATTCGGGATTATCTCAGGTCTGAGAAGGATAGCAGAAAGGAATTTCTGCGGCGTATTGGTCAGAAAATACACCGTGAGCCAAGCGCAAAGGATAACTGGATCAGAATCACTGCACTTGGTGGGTGCAGAGAAGTTGGACGTAGTTCATTCCTGCTTTCAACTGCTGAAACAAAGATATTGATCGATTGTGGTGTTAATATCGGATCTGATAACAACATCTCTCCTTATCTTTATATACCAGAGGTTTCGCCTATCGATAGTATCGATGCAGTCGTCCTGACCCATGCACATCTCGATCACGCAGGACTCGTTCCGCTGCTGTTCAAGTATGGCTATGACGGTCCGATCTACACCACTGCCCCGACACGTGATCTCATGGTTCTTTTGCAGCTTGATTACATCGATATTGCATCAAAGGAAGGTTCAAAGATTCCTTATAGCTCTGCCATTATCAGAGAAGCCCTCAAACACACGATAATTCTGAACTATGGCGAGGTGACTGATATCGCACCCGATGTTAAGCTGACACTTCATAACGCGGGCCACATACTTGGTTCCGCAGTGGCACACTTCCACATCGGGCAGGGGATGTATAACGTGGCTTTTACTGGGGATATCAAATATGAACGCACTCTGCTTTTTGATCCAACCGTGAACAATTTTCCGCGTATCGAAACACTCGTAATGGAGGCGACGTACGGAGGTAGACATGACTTCCAGCCATCGAGAAATGAAGCGGAATCCAAACTCCAGTCAACGATCAAGCGAACAATTGAACGTGGTGGCAAGGTTATAATTCCTGCATTTGCGGTCGGGAGGAGTCAGGAGGTAATGATTGTTCTTGAAGATACGGTTAGAAAAGGGATGCTCGAGAAGATACCTGTATACCTCGATGGAATGATCCTCGAAGCAACTGCAATCCATACTGCATATCCTGAATATCTCAACCAGAGCCTCAGAAATCTGATCTTCCACAAAGGTATGAACCCGTTCCTCTCCGATATATTTGTACAGGTGGACTCATCTTCCAAACGACAGGAAATTATAGAGAGCGATGAGAGTTGTGTGATTCTGGCAACATCCGGGATGCTCAACGGTGGTCCTGTGATGGAATATCTGAAGAACCTTGCTGATGATCCACGCAACACACTCATCTTTGTTGGCTATCAGGCGGAAGGTACGCTTGGGCGGAGGATACAGAAAGGCTGGAAAGAGATACCTTTTTCAAGCGGAGGACGAACAGCGACGATCAAGATCAACCTTGAGGTCATAACCATTGATGGTTTCTCAGGTCACTCCGATAGAAACCAGCTCCTGAACTATGTGAGGCGGATGCGACCACAGCCATCAAAGGTCATACTGAATCACGGTGAGGAACGAAAATGTCTCGAACTTGCAAATGCCCTGCGAAAGAAGCTTAAGCTGGAAGCTATCGCGCCACAGAACCTTGAAACGGTGAGACTTGTTTGA
- a CDS encoding Peptidase T1A, proteasome beta-subunit, archaeal produces the protein MDDIDVKKGTTTVGVVCKDGVVLGSEKRATMGNFIASKTADKIYQIDDFAAMTTAGLVGDAQALVRFIKVETSLYKMRRSEPMTIKSIVTLMSNILNGNRFFPYYVQLLVGGIDYDGPHIYSLDAMGGLSLEKEAVATGSGSPIAYGILEDRYRKEMEIDEGIELAVRALHTAMKRDSASGEGIDVVAIQKNNYSIVEPSKIETIRNTLP, from the coding sequence ATGGATGATATAGATGTAAAGAAGGGTACTACTACTGTTGGAGTGGTCTGTAAGGACGGGGTCGTACTTGGGAGTGAGAAGCGTGCAACGATGGGAAATTTCATCGCGAGTAAAACCGCAGATAAGATTTATCAGATCGACGATTTTGCCGCGATGACAACAGCAGGACTTGTGGGTGATGCACAGGCTCTTGTGCGGTTCATCAAGGTTGAAACAAGCCTGTACAAGATGCGAAGATCTGAGCCGATGACGATAAAGAGTATCGTAACACTGATGTCAAATATTCTGAATGGCAATCGATTCTTCCCTTACTACGTCCAGCTTCTCGTGGGCGGTATAGATTATGATGGGCCACATATTTACTCACTCGATGCAATGGGTGGTCTTTCCCTGGAAAAAGAAGCAGTCGCCACCGGATCAGGATCGCCGATCGCATATGGCATCCTTGAGGATCGCTACAGGAAAGAGATGGAGATTGATGAGGGTATTGAACTTGCTGTGCGTGCTCTCCATACAGCAATGAAACGCGATTCAGCGTCTGGTGAAGGGATAGATGTCGTTGCGATCCAGAAGAATAATTACAGCATAGTTGAGCCGAGTAAGATCGAAACGATCAGAAATACTCTTCCCTGA